A part of Acipenser ruthenus chromosome 50, fAciRut3.2 maternal haplotype, whole genome shotgun sequence genomic DNA contains:
- the LOC117404582 gene encoding leucine-rich repeat and calponin homology domain-containing protein 4-like isoform X3, translating into MAAGEESALPAGIAGSRSVEKALEEAVASGALNLSNRKLREFPSAARNCDLSDITQADLSKNRLSELPEELCQLISLETLNMYHNCARSIPDSIGNLQALSYLNISRNQLTFLPAYLCHLPLKVLIASNNKLSALPDNIEAMGNLRQLDVSCNEIQSLPPQIGSLESLRDLSVRRNNITVLPDELSELPLVRLDFSCNRVTRIPVCYRHLRHLQAIVLDNNPLQCPPAQICTKGKVHIFKFLNIEACSKTAQELEEFERAARPTGFASCLSDEFCPVRQYGGLDSGFNSVDSGSKRWSGNESADDFSDLSLRMAEITRDQRQLRESRSSHTLGAKSSVNGEVEQIDFIDSSLNGEEEDDSKSDSSPQQQTAPPEEKTQKKKTLSPKLEATDKTQINRPAVCLELPGSLKGSRDDSTSAAPPASPPSEERRHPEILQIWKERERQQQAALRSASTQKTGASTMPALQTGNTGGGQPESSSLHSVKQRCQSSDQAPVNPTLSRSVSKTDQALSPRETGSTQKPNSFLFRSTSRNVVKPAGSVTSLVDTGICDSKSGLRSQSSSEHLPEEKELIAQLRKTLESRLRRSLPEDLGEALSNGATLCQLANHVRPRSVSIIHVPSPAVPKISAAKSRRNVQNFIDACRKLGVSEDLICHPQHILEDEGLTKVARMVQALTETAAQGPL; encoded by the exons ACCTGTCGAAGAACCGTCTCTCGGAGCTCCCTGAGGAGCTGTGCCAGCTCATCTCCCTGGAGACCCTGAACATGTACCACAACTGTGCCAGGAGCATCCCGGATAGCATCGGCAACCTGCAGGCTCTCAGCTACCTGAACATCAG TCGGAACCAGCTCACCTTCCTGCCAGCCTACCTGTGCCACCTGCCCCTGAAGGTCCTGATCGCCAGCAACAACAAGCTCTCCGCCCTGCCAGACAACATCGAGGCCATGGGCAACCTGCGACAGCTG gaTGTCAGCTGCAATGAGATCCAGTCTCTCCCACCGCAAATCGGCAGTCTGGAATCTCTGCGGGATCTCAGCGTGCGGAGGAACAACATCACAGTGCTTCCGGACG AGCTGTCAGAGCTGCCGCTGGTGCGTCTGGATTTCTCGTGTAACCGCGTCACGCGGATCCCCGTCTGTTATCGCCACCTGCGCCACCTGCAGGCCATCGTCCTCGACAACAACCCGCTGCAGTGCCCCCCCGCGCAG aTCTGCACGAAGGGTAAAGTCCACATCTTTAAATTCCTGAACATCGAAGCCTGCAGTAAGACCGCGCAGGAGCTGGAGGAGTTCGAGCGAGCGGCCCGACCCACTGGCTTTGCCTCCTG TCTGTCGGATGAGTTCTGCCCGGTGCGGCAGTACGGAGGACTGGATTCGGGGTTCAACAGCGTGGACAGTGGCAGCAAGCGCTGGTCAGGGAACGAG tccgcGGATGATTTTTCTGATCTGTCTCTTCGCATGGCTGAGATCACGCGGGATCAGAGGCAGCTGAGAGAGAGCCGATCCTCTCACACGCTGGGGGCCAAAAGCTCCG TGAACGGAGAGGTGGAACAGATAGATTTCATCGACAGCAGTCTGAACGGAGAGGAGGAAGATGACTCGAAATCAGATTCCAGCCCACAGCAGCAGACAGCGCCCCCTGAG gaaaaGACACAAAAGAAGAAAACATTGTCCCCAAAATTAGAGGCCACGGATAAAACACAAATTAACAG GCCAGCGGTTTGTTTGGAGCTCCCGGGGTCCCTCAAGGGGTCCCGCGATGATTCGACAAGCGCGGCCCCCCCTGCCAGCCCTCCCTCGGAGGAACGCAGGCACCCCGAGATCCTGCAGAtctggaaggagagagagaggcagcagcaGGCAGCACTGAGGAG tgcTTCCACACAGAAGACTGGAGCAAGCACAATGCCTGCACTGCAGACAGGAAATACTGG tggtggtcAACCAGAAAGCAGCTCCCTCCACTCTGTGAAACAGAGGTGCCAG AGTTCAGATCAAGCCCCTGTCAACCCGACTCTCTCTCGCAGCGTCTCCAAGACAG ATCAGGCCCTCTCCCCCAGGGAGACGGGCTCCACGCAGAAACCCAACAGCTTCCTGTTCCGCTCCACCTCCAGGAACGTGGTGAAGCCCGCAG GTTCAGTGACTTCCTTGGTGGACACTGGGATCTGTGACTCAAAGTCAGGACTCCGGTCACAGAGCTCGTCGGAGCACCTGCCAGAAGAGAAGGAGTTGATAGCGCAGCTCAGAAAG aCCCTCGAATCAAGGTTACGGCGCTCGCTGCCTGAAGATCTGGGCGAGGCTCTCTCAAACGGAGCCACCCTCTGCCAGCTGGCCAACCACGTGAGGCCACGGAGCGTTTCCATCATCCACGTGCCCTCCCCCGCCGTG CCAAAGATCAGCGCTGCCAAAAGCAGACGGAATGTGCAGAATTTCATCGACGCCTGCAGAAAACTGGGAGTGTCTGAG GACCTCATCTGTCACCCGCAGCACATCCTGGAAGACGAAGGGTTAACCAAAGTGGCCCGGATGGTTCAGGCACTGACAGAGACAGCCGCGCAAGGACCCCTCTAG
- the LOC117404582 gene encoding leucine-rich repeat and calponin homology domain-containing protein 4-like isoform X2, which produces MAAGEESALPAGIAGSRSVEKALEEAVASGALNLSNRKLREFPSAARNCDLSDITQADLSKNRLSELPEELCQLISLETLNMYHNCARSIPDSIGNLQALSYLNISRNQLTFLPAYLCHLPLKVLIASNNKLSALPDNIEAMGNLRQLDVSCNEIQSLPPQIGSLESLRDLSVRRNNITVLPDELSELPLVRLDFSCNRVTRIPVCYRHLRHLQAIVLDNNPLQCPPAQICTKGKVHIFKFLNIEACSKTAQELEEFERAARPTGFASCLSDEFCPVRQYGGLDSGFNSVDSGSKRWSGNESADDFSDLSLRMAEITRDQRQLRESRSSHTLGAKSSVNGEVEQIDFIDSSLNGEEEDDSKSDSSPQQQTAPPEEKTQKKKTLSPKLEATDKTQINRPAVCLELPGSLKGSRDDSTSAAPPASPPSEERRHPEILQIWKERERQQQAALRSGGQPESSSLHSVKQRCQSSDQAPVNPTLSRSVSKTDQALSPRETGSTQKPNSFLFRSTSRNVVKPAGSVTSLVDTGICDSKSGLRSQSSSEHLPEEKELIAQLRKTLESRLRRSLPEDLGEALSNGATLCQLANHVRPRSVSIIHVPSPAVPKISAAKSRRNVQNFIDACRKLGVSEADLCLASDILQANVCRVKGSVEALLRVEAAWRPAACLGHYVGFTLFYSVVMLLLYLAYCKLSVF; this is translated from the exons ACCTGTCGAAGAACCGTCTCTCGGAGCTCCCTGAGGAGCTGTGCCAGCTCATCTCCCTGGAGACCCTGAACATGTACCACAACTGTGCCAGGAGCATCCCGGATAGCATCGGCAACCTGCAGGCTCTCAGCTACCTGAACATCAG TCGGAACCAGCTCACCTTCCTGCCAGCCTACCTGTGCCACCTGCCCCTGAAGGTCCTGATCGCCAGCAACAACAAGCTCTCCGCCCTGCCAGACAACATCGAGGCCATGGGCAACCTGCGACAGCTG gaTGTCAGCTGCAATGAGATCCAGTCTCTCCCACCGCAAATCGGCAGTCTGGAATCTCTGCGGGATCTCAGCGTGCGGAGGAACAACATCACAGTGCTTCCGGACG AGCTGTCAGAGCTGCCGCTGGTGCGTCTGGATTTCTCGTGTAACCGCGTCACGCGGATCCCCGTCTGTTATCGCCACCTGCGCCACCTGCAGGCCATCGTCCTCGACAACAACCCGCTGCAGTGCCCCCCCGCGCAG aTCTGCACGAAGGGTAAAGTCCACATCTTTAAATTCCTGAACATCGAAGCCTGCAGTAAGACCGCGCAGGAGCTGGAGGAGTTCGAGCGAGCGGCCCGACCCACTGGCTTTGCCTCCTG TCTGTCGGATGAGTTCTGCCCGGTGCGGCAGTACGGAGGACTGGATTCGGGGTTCAACAGCGTGGACAGTGGCAGCAAGCGCTGGTCAGGGAACGAG tccgcGGATGATTTTTCTGATCTGTCTCTTCGCATGGCTGAGATCACGCGGGATCAGAGGCAGCTGAGAGAGAGCCGATCCTCTCACACGCTGGGGGCCAAAAGCTCCG TGAACGGAGAGGTGGAACAGATAGATTTCATCGACAGCAGTCTGAACGGAGAGGAGGAAGATGACTCGAAATCAGATTCCAGCCCACAGCAGCAGACAGCGCCCCCTGAG gaaaaGACACAAAAGAAGAAAACATTGTCCCCAAAATTAGAGGCCACGGATAAAACACAAATTAACAG GCCAGCGGTTTGTTTGGAGCTCCCGGGGTCCCTCAAGGGGTCCCGCGATGATTCGACAAGCGCGGCCCCCCCTGCCAGCCCTCCCTCGGAGGAACGCAGGCACCCCGAGATCCTGCAGAtctggaaggagagagagaggcagcagcaGGCAGCACTGAGGAG tggtggtcAACCAGAAAGCAGCTCCCTCCACTCTGTGAAACAGAGGTGCCAG AGTTCAGATCAAGCCCCTGTCAACCCGACTCTCTCTCGCAGCGTCTCCAAGACAG ATCAGGCCCTCTCCCCCAGGGAGACGGGCTCCACGCAGAAACCCAACAGCTTCCTGTTCCGCTCCACCTCCAGGAACGTGGTGAAGCCCGCAG GTTCAGTGACTTCCTTGGTGGACACTGGGATCTGTGACTCAAAGTCAGGACTCCGGTCACAGAGCTCGTCGGAGCACCTGCCAGAAGAGAAGGAGTTGATAGCGCAGCTCAGAAAG aCCCTCGAATCAAGGTTACGGCGCTCGCTGCCTGAAGATCTGGGCGAGGCTCTCTCAAACGGAGCCACCCTCTGCCAGCTGGCCAACCACGTGAGGCCACGGAGCGTTTCCATCATCCACGTGCCCTCCCCCGCCGTG CCAAAGATCAGCGCTGCCAAAAGCAGACGGAATGTGCAGAATTTCATCGACGCCTGCAGAAAACTGGGAGTGTCTGAG GCGGACCTGTGCTTAGCCTCTGATATTCTGCAGGCCAATGTGTGCCGAGTGAAGGGTTCTGTGGAGGCTCTGCTGCGAGTCGAGGCAGCCTGGAGGCCTGCAGCTTGCCTAGGCCACTACGTTGGCTTCACGCTCTTCTACTCCGTTGTCATGCTGCTCCTATACCTGGCTTACTGCAAACTCTCTGTCTTCTAG
- the LOC117404582 gene encoding leucine-rich repeat and calponin homology domain-containing protein 4-like isoform X1 — protein MAAGEESALPAGIAGSRSVEKALEEAVASGALNLSNRKLREFPSAARNCDLSDITQADLSKNRLSELPEELCQLISLETLNMYHNCARSIPDSIGNLQALSYLNISRNQLTFLPAYLCHLPLKVLIASNNKLSALPDNIEAMGNLRQLDVSCNEIQSLPPQIGSLESLRDLSVRRNNITVLPDELSELPLVRLDFSCNRVTRIPVCYRHLRHLQAIVLDNNPLQCPPAQICTKGKVHIFKFLNIEACSKTAQELEEFERAARPTGFASCLSDEFCPVRQYGGLDSGFNSVDSGSKRWSGNESADDFSDLSLRMAEITRDQRQLRESRSSHTLGAKSSVNGEVEQIDFIDSSLNGEEEDDSKSDSSPQQQTAPPEEKTQKKKTLSPKLEATDKTQINRPAVCLELPGSLKGSRDDSTSAAPPASPPSEERRHPEILQIWKERERQQQAALRSASTQKTGASTMPALQTGNTGGGQPESSSLHSVKQRCQSSDQAPVNPTLSRSVSKTDQALSPRETGSTQKPNSFLFRSTSRNVVKPAGSVTSLVDTGICDSKSGLRSQSSSEHLPEEKELIAQLRKTLESRLRRSLPEDLGEALSNGATLCQLANHVRPRSVSIIHVPSPAVPKISAAKSRRNVQNFIDACRKLGVSEADLCLASDILQANVCRVKGSVEALLRVEAAWRPAACLGHYVGFTLFYSVVMLLLYLAYCKLSVF, from the exons ACCTGTCGAAGAACCGTCTCTCGGAGCTCCCTGAGGAGCTGTGCCAGCTCATCTCCCTGGAGACCCTGAACATGTACCACAACTGTGCCAGGAGCATCCCGGATAGCATCGGCAACCTGCAGGCTCTCAGCTACCTGAACATCAG TCGGAACCAGCTCACCTTCCTGCCAGCCTACCTGTGCCACCTGCCCCTGAAGGTCCTGATCGCCAGCAACAACAAGCTCTCCGCCCTGCCAGACAACATCGAGGCCATGGGCAACCTGCGACAGCTG gaTGTCAGCTGCAATGAGATCCAGTCTCTCCCACCGCAAATCGGCAGTCTGGAATCTCTGCGGGATCTCAGCGTGCGGAGGAACAACATCACAGTGCTTCCGGACG AGCTGTCAGAGCTGCCGCTGGTGCGTCTGGATTTCTCGTGTAACCGCGTCACGCGGATCCCCGTCTGTTATCGCCACCTGCGCCACCTGCAGGCCATCGTCCTCGACAACAACCCGCTGCAGTGCCCCCCCGCGCAG aTCTGCACGAAGGGTAAAGTCCACATCTTTAAATTCCTGAACATCGAAGCCTGCAGTAAGACCGCGCAGGAGCTGGAGGAGTTCGAGCGAGCGGCCCGACCCACTGGCTTTGCCTCCTG TCTGTCGGATGAGTTCTGCCCGGTGCGGCAGTACGGAGGACTGGATTCGGGGTTCAACAGCGTGGACAGTGGCAGCAAGCGCTGGTCAGGGAACGAG tccgcGGATGATTTTTCTGATCTGTCTCTTCGCATGGCTGAGATCACGCGGGATCAGAGGCAGCTGAGAGAGAGCCGATCCTCTCACACGCTGGGGGCCAAAAGCTCCG TGAACGGAGAGGTGGAACAGATAGATTTCATCGACAGCAGTCTGAACGGAGAGGAGGAAGATGACTCGAAATCAGATTCCAGCCCACAGCAGCAGACAGCGCCCCCTGAG gaaaaGACACAAAAGAAGAAAACATTGTCCCCAAAATTAGAGGCCACGGATAAAACACAAATTAACAG GCCAGCGGTTTGTTTGGAGCTCCCGGGGTCCCTCAAGGGGTCCCGCGATGATTCGACAAGCGCGGCCCCCCCTGCCAGCCCTCCCTCGGAGGAACGCAGGCACCCCGAGATCCTGCAGAtctggaaggagagagagaggcagcagcaGGCAGCACTGAGGAG tgcTTCCACACAGAAGACTGGAGCAAGCACAATGCCTGCACTGCAGACAGGAAATACTGG tggtggtcAACCAGAAAGCAGCTCCCTCCACTCTGTGAAACAGAGGTGCCAG AGTTCAGATCAAGCCCCTGTCAACCCGACTCTCTCTCGCAGCGTCTCCAAGACAG ATCAGGCCCTCTCCCCCAGGGAGACGGGCTCCACGCAGAAACCCAACAGCTTCCTGTTCCGCTCCACCTCCAGGAACGTGGTGAAGCCCGCAG GTTCAGTGACTTCCTTGGTGGACACTGGGATCTGTGACTCAAAGTCAGGACTCCGGTCACAGAGCTCGTCGGAGCACCTGCCAGAAGAGAAGGAGTTGATAGCGCAGCTCAGAAAG aCCCTCGAATCAAGGTTACGGCGCTCGCTGCCTGAAGATCTGGGCGAGGCTCTCTCAAACGGAGCCACCCTCTGCCAGCTGGCCAACCACGTGAGGCCACGGAGCGTTTCCATCATCCACGTGCCCTCCCCCGCCGTG CCAAAGATCAGCGCTGCCAAAAGCAGACGGAATGTGCAGAATTTCATCGACGCCTGCAGAAAACTGGGAGTGTCTGAG GCGGACCTGTGCTTAGCCTCTGATATTCTGCAGGCCAATGTGTGCCGAGTGAAGGGTTCTGTGGAGGCTCTGCTGCGAGTCGAGGCAGCCTGGAGGCCTGCAGCTTGCCTAGGCCACTACGTTGGCTTCACGCTCTTCTACTCCGTTGTCATGCTGCTCCTATACCTGGCTTACTGCAAACTCTCTGTCTTCTAG